The Kribbella jejuensis region CGAAGTCGCCCAGATGCGAGGCGCACCATTCCTGGTACTTGGCCGTCTCGAAGTGCTCGTCCGCGAGCGCCAGGTACCGCTCCAGCTTGGCGTCGTAGTCGAGGTCCGGGTCGTCCGCGATCTCGAAGTACCGCTCGGTGTGCAGGTCGACCGACGAACGCCGCCCGGTCGCCAGGCAGAACACCGACCACTTCACCAGCGCGCTGATCGCCCACGGGAAGTAGTAGTGCAGCGAGGTGACCGCGACGTCCGGGCAGGCGTTGGCATAGTCGATCGGATAGACCTCGTCGCCCGCGACCAGCATCTCGCAGGAGTTGAACTCCCAGCCGAAGAAAGCGTTCACGATCCGGCTGATCGCCACGGTCTGGTGCCCGGCCGAGGGTGACAGGAAGTCGTGCGAGACGGCGTACCGGTTGTGCATCGGCTCGTCCGGGCGGAAATCCATCACCATCGTCTCGGCGCCGATCGACAGCGCACGAGCGAACTTGTCGTAGTCGACAGTGGCCTGCAGGTGCATCAGCATCTCGCCGGACTGGTCGTACGCCCGGTGCAGGTCGACCTTGTTGTCGATCCGGGACACTCCGCGCCAGCCGCCGCCGTCGAACGGTTTCATGTAGAGCGGGTACCCGAGGTCCTCGGCGATGGCGTCCAGGTCGAAGGGCTGGTTGTACTTCGCCGACGTGTACGCCCAGCGCACGTTGTCGACCGGGTTCTTGTACGGCACGAGCACGGTCCGCGGGATCTTCAGGCCGAGCCGGAGCATCGCGCAGTACGCCGAGTGTTTCTCCATCGACTGGAACGTGAACGGCGAGTTCAGCAGGTACGTGCCGTTCATCAGCGCGGCCTTCTTCAGCCACTCGCGCGGGTGGTAGTACCAGTACGCGAGCCGGTCGATGACGAGCCCGACCCGGACCGGATCGGTCAGGTCGAACGGCTCGATGGTCAGCCGCCGGGACCCGAACTCGTGCTCGTGGCCGTCGATCGTCACCGGCCCGACCCGCTGCAGCAACGCCTCGAACGCCCGCGGCCAGTCCTCCTCGGCGCCGAGCAACAACCCGATCAAATGCCGCGAACGATCAGCCACGAGGTCTCCTACAGGTCGACGGAAAGGGTAGCGGAGGGGATGGATTCTCCTCAGCAGAATCGGGGAAGGTGGTGGGCGATCTGCTGACGCCACCACGGCCAGTCGTGTGCTACGTCGTACCCCCACAGGTCCAGCTCATGCGGGATGCCCTTCTCCGCCAGCAGCGCAGCGGTCTTCAGTGCCGAGGGGAGCGACCCGGTGGGGTGGGTCTCCCAGTCGCCCTGTCCCACCGTGAGTACGAGGAACAGCCGGGACCGCAGCCACTCCAGGTGATCGCCCGACAGGTTGGGCAGGTAGTCGGCCGGGTTGTTGAAGTACGTCGCGGTGCCGCGCTCGCCCCACCCGTGCCAGCTGGCGGCGTCGTAGTTCCCCGACTGACAGATCGCGATCGGGAACAGGTCGGCCCGCTTCAGCGCGAAGTTCAGCGCGTGGTACGCCCCGAGGCTGCACCCGGTCGTGATGATGTCCGGAGCGCCCGGCGAGTCCGCACCGATCGCCGGCACCACCTGATTCACGATCCACGACTCGTACAGCTCGTGCCGCCGGGCGCGCAGCTCCAGCTGGATGCTGCGGTCCGACCAACTGACGTGATCGTAGGAGTCCACGCAGTACAGCTTCACCCGTCCGGCCTCGATCAGCGAGGCGACCGCGTCGACCATACCGTTGTTCTCATAGTCCCAGGCGCGACCCTGCTCGCTCGGGAAGACCAGCACGGGGCGGCCGAAATGGCCGTACCGGATCACGGTGCCGCGGCGGTCAAGCCCCGGCGCCTCCAACTCGACCTGCTCCCGTTCCATCGGCCCCACCCCAGGTCTGTCGCAGTAACTCCGTCAGATCAGGATCCAGCACATCCCGCCAGGCTGTGAAGTTGTGCATGTCGGGAGTTTCGGCGAGCGTCACGTCCAGTCCGAGCTCGGCCAGCCGGGCGGCCAGCACCCGGTTGTTGTGCACGTTTTCCTCGGTCGCCCCGGACGTCATCCCGACCAGCGGCGTGCTCGGTGCCGTGGTTGCCGTCAGCACCTGCTCGACGAACCTGGTCACCTCGGCGTAGTACTCGAACTTCGCCTCCTGTGGATCGGTCGCGGGCGTGAAGAACGAGCCCGACTGCAGGAACAGCCCGTCGAAGGTACCCGGATGGTGCCATTCGGCATACAGTGCGGCGAGCGCGCCCAGGCTGGCCCCCATCAGGACCGGACGCCGACTCCGGTACGACTCCTCGACCGCGGGCAGGACGTACTGCGTCAAGGCCTCGGCATACTGCGGATTCGCCGAGTACCAAAGGTTGCGGGCAGTCGGTTCGATCAGCGCGAGCCGGAACGGCGGGAGCGTGGCTCGGGCGACCATCGCTCCGGCGTACTGCACGAGCCCGGCGTACGTCGCGAACTCCGGACCGTCGTGGGCGAGCAGCAACGGCAGCTCGAACATCGGTGCGATGCCCTCCGGCGCCCAGACCTGCACGTCGACCGGCCCGACCGGGGACTCCGTGGTCAGTGGCGTCAGCGTCGACGGGATCGGTGACACGGTGAGCCAGGCGGGTTCGACGTACCCCGGCAAGGGCAGCCAGGAATGGTGCCCGAACGCGCCGCCGACGGTCCGTGGATTGGTCGGATCGGTCCGCGGCCCGAGGTCGGCGATGTCGAACAGGTACTCCATCCGGTGCACGGACGGCCGCGGTAGCCGCAGCTCCCAGCCATACTCGACCGGCTTGAACTCGAGCAGCTCCGCGGGCAGCCCGAGCTCCTGCCACAACCGAACGCCCGCGAACGCATGCGCAGCGTCACCGAGGCGGAACACCACCTCGGCTCCTTCGACCGCGCTGACAACCATTCGGACACGGTACCCAGGGGAATGCTGACACGATCTGTCAGTCATGCCGTTCTACCGTGGGAGGGTGGTCGATCTCACCGATATCCGCCGAATCACCGCGGACCTGCCGCGCAGCTACGAGGTCCTGGTCCGGGACCGGATCAAGTTCCGCGTCGGCCAGATCGTCTACTTGGCGGTCGCGCCCGACGAGCAGACCATCGGCCTGGGCTTCCCGCGCGAGGAACGCGCCGCGGCCCTTGAAGCGGAGCCCGGCAAGTTCCTCCCGCCCCGGCCGTCCGACGAGCGCTACCAGTGGATCGAACTCAACCTGGCAGCCGTCGAGTACGACGAACTCCGCGAACTGATCCTCGACGCCTGGGCGCTGTGCGTCCCGAAGAAAGTCCGCGCCGCCTACTTCGGCGACTGACCGATCTCGACGGGCGTGTCCGCGCTGCCGATCAGCCCGAGCAGGTTCACCGCCTCGGCCTCGACCTCATCCCGCTCGCGAGTCGTGAGCGGGAGATGTGGAACGACCTGCAGACTCTTGCCGCGGTGATGCCGCCAGTCGGCCCGGTAGTCGCCGTCGATCAGCACGGTCCCCATCGCCGCGCCGTTGCCCGGCGGCAGCGGTACCGCGCGTCCGGTCGGGTTGACCCGGCGCCGGTCCGCATGTGACAGCAGCAGATTGTCGAACTCCGGCAGGAACCGCACCGGCGCCGGCGTGTCCGCGTCGGGCAACGGTCCGTCGGGTACGTCGAACAGCTCCCGTCCGTCCTCGTCGGCGTACCGACGCAGCTCGAGCCGCTCCACGACCTCACGCAGCCGAGTCAGACCGGACCACGTCTGTGCGTCGGCCACACTCGCCGGACCGAACGCCGCAAGGTAGCGCAGGACCAGCGCGTCGATCGAAGGATCCGCGACCGGTGGCCGGCCGAGCCAGCTCTCGATGGTCTGCAGTGCGGCCGGACCCGTCTTCCCCCACACCCCGCGCGGTGTTACCTGGACGGTGCCTGTCAGGTAGCTGACGGCGTACGCCATCGCGTTCGCGTCCCAGTGCGGCCAGCGCTCGCCCAGCACTTCCCGCAGCCGGTTCCGGCTGTACGGCTCGCGGCTCAGGAGTTCTGTGCCGTAGGCAACAACAGCACCGATGTCGGCGCCGGCCAGTTGCTTGCCGAACGCACCACGGAAACCGCGGTCCGCGACCGTGTGGGTGAGCGGCCACATCATCAGGCAGTCCTCGGCGGTGACCAGATGGATGGTGGCCCGCAGCAACGTGGCGCGGACGGCCCGCCGCGATGTCATCAGCGCGGACAGGTCGGCCGGGTCGAAGCCCTCGAGCCTCGACCACAGCGCGACGTACGGCGCCAGCGGAGCCTGCGCCTGCAGCCCGACCAGCCGCTCGATCAGCTCGGCGACCGGTCCGGCCTCCCGGCGGAGCAACTGCTGGCGCTGGAGGGTGGCACGGTTCAGCTCCCGCCGGCTGAGCACAGGGTTGGTCACCGCGACAGCCTACGAAAGAGTTCGCCGATCCTCCTCAGGTAGTAGACCAGAACCATCCTGACGGCCGATGGGTACAGCGCGCCGGCGACGCACTCTGGAATCATGACCGGGGACTTCTTGCCGCAGCGCCGTAAGGCGTCGGTGTTCAGCCAGGCTTTGACCGTTGTGATCCTGCTCGCCGCCGCGGCGATCGCGGTGTGGATGTTCGCCTAGGCGTCCCAGTTGACGTCGGCTTCGCCGGGCCGGACGACGCCGGCCTCGTAGGCGACGACGACTGCCTGGACCCGGCTGGACAGGCCGAGCTTGGACAGGACCGAGCTGACGTGGGTCTTGACCGTGGTCTCGCTCACGAACAGCTTGCTCGCCAGGTCGCGGTTCGACAGGCCGCGGGCCATCCAGACCAGGATCTCCCGCTCCCGTTCGCTGAGCTGCGACAGCAGTCCGAGCCAGCGCGCGTCGGGCTGTGCCGGCACCGGGCTCGCCGTACCGCCCTCGAACCGGCGCTCCAGCTCCATGCAGCGCTCGAGCAGCACCCGCGTGGACGCCGGATCGACGAGCGAGTCGCCACGATGCACCGCGCGGACCGCGGACACGAGGAGATCCGGGTCGGTGTCCTTCAGCAGGAACCCCGACGCCCCCGCCCGGACCGCGGCCAGCACGTACGCCTCGTCGTCGAACGTCGTCAGCACCAGTACGGCGGGACGCGCCCGGCCGGCCTCGCGGTTCGCCGACGTGATCCGCTCGGTGGCGACCAGGCCGTCCATCACCGGCATCCGGATGTCCATCAGCACCACGTCCGGGTCGTACCGGTCGATCAGGCGCAGCGCCTCCTCGCCGTTCTCGGCCTGGGCGACCGTGGTCAGGTCCGGCTCGTGGTCGAGGATCATCGCCAGCCCCATCCGGATCACGCCCTGGTCGTCGGCCACCAGGATCCGGATCGGCTCGCTCACTTCTGCGGCGGTAGCCATGCCTGCACTCTCCATCCACCCAGGGGGCCGGCCGCGACGGCGAGCGTTCCGCCGACCGCGGTGGCCCGTTCCCGCATCCCGATCAGCCCGTTGCCGCGACCGCTCTCCTGGCGGCGCGCGGTCTGGAGTACGTTCACCGGTGGCGGTCCGCCGGTCCCGTTGTCGTCGATGGTCAGCAGCTCGCCCTGCGGTCCACTCTGCCAGGTGACCCGCGCCGCGGTGGCCTTCGCATGCACCATCACATTCGTCAGCGCCTCCTGGATGATCCGGACCGCGGTCAGGTCGGTCGCCGACGTGAGCTGCCGCTGCCGGGGCGGGAGTTCCATCGTGACGTCGATCCCGACCGCCTTCAGCCGCTCACCCATCCGCGCCACGTCGGCCAGGTCCGGTACCGGCGCGGTCCCGCCACCCGACCCGGTGTCGCCCGCGACCTGCGGTGACGCGGTGTTCAGTACCCGGACCGTCTCCCGCATCGCGGTCAGTGCTTCCTTGCCGCTGGCAATGATCCAGCGGATCGCCTCCCGCAGTACTTCGGGACGCTGGTCGGCGACCCGGTCCGCGGCCTGCGCCCGGATCACCACCGCGCTGACGTGGTGCGAGATCACGTCGTGCAGGTCGCGGGCGATCCGGGTCCGCTCGGCGACCGCGGCCCGTTCCGCCTCGACCGCGCGCAACCGGACCAGTTCGGCGTTGCGCTGTTCGAGCAGCGCCACCGACTTGCGGCGCCGCCGGGTGTCCGCGCCGAGCAGGACCATCCCGCAGATCAGTGCCTCGGCGAACACGAACAGTGACACGTCGATGTAGGTGTACAGGCTGCCGAGGTCGCGGGGGAGCGCCTTGTACCGCGGGCCGTGCAGCACCGCTCGGTTCACGTGGCTGAGGACGATCGCGACCACGGTCGGCAGGCCGATCATCAGCCCGGCCAGGCTGCCCATCGTGAAGAACAGACAGGTGAACCGCCGGACGCCGGCCGACGCCGCAAGGTATCCGACCACGAGCAGCGGTACCAGGTGGATCTCCGACTGCAACGCCGCGTCGCTGATCTCCGGCTGCCCGAAGATCGTCAGCCCGAGCTGCGCGGCCAGACCGGTGCCGACCGCGGCGTACAGGAACGGATACAGCACCGAGACGAGCAGCAGCATGGTTCGCGGCGTACGCCGGGTGAAGGCGACCGTCGCGACCAGGAACACGCCGGTGACCACCGAGACGGCCGGGTTGTGCGGCCGTAACCAGGTGCCGTTGATGAGGTTGAGCGACATGAACCAGACCAACCCGACGAGGGCAGCAAGCAGCAGATCCTGCTGCCACTGCGTCATGCGCCGCCAAAGTCCGATCACGTCGCCCAGCGTAGTCAGCTCGTGTTTGCCGAAGCTTCATCTGACCGGAGGGGTGCTCACTCCAACTTTTGGAGGAGGCTCGGCGTCCGAACTGATACTCAGGGGCTACAGATAGGGCTGCAGGACAGTCCCTGGGACCGATGCGTCGACTGCCCTGATCAGAAAGGCTGTACCCCATGAGTGAGGACCAGCTGCCGCGCCGGAGCGGGGCGGCACGGACGCGGTTGCTGTCCGTGATCGGCGTGGTCGGGGTCGGTGCGGTCGCGGGATCACTGCTGCTGTGGCACCAGCAGGTCGGCGACGCCCTCGGTCTCGGCGCGGACAAGGTCCCGGTGGTCTCGACGGTCGGCGCGCCCGCGATCAGCGAGCCGCCCGCCACGGTGGTACCGACGCCGACCGCGTCCCGCCGTACGACGCGGACGCCCACGAGCACGACGCCGACCAAGAAGCCGACCAAGAAGCCCACCGAGCAGCCGACCGAGCAGTCCGTGCAGGTCCCGCGCGAGGAGAACATCGACGCGCTCTCCCCGAAGCTCCGGGCCCGGCTGAAGAAGGCGTTCGCCGCCGCCAAAGCCGCCGGCATCCCGATCCGGATCAACTCCGGCAAGCGCAGCGCCGCGAAACAGCAGCGGCTGCTGAACGCGGCGATCGAGAAGTACGGCTCGTACAAGGCAGCGACCCGCTGGGTGCTGCCCCCGAAGTACTCCGCGCACGTCCAGGGCAAGGCCGTCGACATCGCGCCGGCGGCCGCCATGGCGTGGCTGGACAAGAACGGCTGGCGGTACGGCATCTGCCGCCGGTACGACAACGAACCCTGGCACTTCGAGGCGATCACCACGCCCGGTACGAAGTGCCCGCCGCGTGAACCACACGCGGTGGCCGCTGCAGATTGATCACTTGGGGGATCGAGAAATGACCATGACCTACGCACAGCCCTTGACCCGGCGCTACACCCGCGCACGGCTCGCCGTACCCGCTCTGTGGCGCCAGGTGGTACGCACCGAACGCACCGAGCACCCGACCACCGAGCCCGATCGGTCCGCGTACACCCAGCTGGAGATCTACGACGGTGTGCTGGCCGCGTTCGAGCGTCGCGACGAGGTGGCAGCGGTACTGCGTTCCGCCGCCGACCGTCCGGCCGCCGTACGGTTGTTGCGCTCGGAGTTCGGGCTCAGCCACCTGCAGGCGAGCGCCCTGGTGGACCTGCCGCTCACCACCGAGTGCCGCGACCGGATCGCCCACCGCGCCGAAGAACTCCGCACCGCCCTGCACCGCTGACCACTCTTCGCGCGAGCCGCAGCTCGGTGGTGGCGGCTCGCGCGGACCTGCGGTATTTGCGTGCCGTGGGGAGGATGGAACTGTGATCACGATCGAGCAGGCCGGACGACTGCGCAAGGCCGGGGTGCTGTGGACACCGGCGGCCGGGGACCGTTTCGTCGTACCGGACCGGGACATGGACGACGACGTGTTCGTGGTGAGCGACATGACCGTCGAGGTGCACGACTACCAGGGCAGCAAGGTGATCGGCTTCAACGGCACCACCGAATGGGCCCTGGACAGCATCGAGCAGCGCGAGGTGATCTGGCTCCCGCGCGAGGAGCAGCTCCGCGCCCTCCTCGGCCCGCACTTCAGATCGCTCGAAGCCACCCGCGACGGCTTCCAGGTCAGGGTCGGCGAAGCCACCTACACCTCACCCGACGCGGAGCAGGCGTACGCCGACGCAGTACTCGACCTGCTCGACGCCTAACAGGCTCGCCAATACTGCTTCTTGTCCCGGTCCTTCACCGTGATGCCGAGGTTGGCCAGCTCGCCGCGGAGTTCGCGCAGGTCGGCCTTGCCCTTGTCACCGTCGCCGAACGCCTTCGAGCGGACCTTGAGTACGGCGTTGGCCGCGGGCGGCAGGTCCGGGTCGTCCTCGATCCAGCGGCGGAACTCCGACGCGTGCGGATCGCCGGCGTCCGACCACGGGTAGCCGTGCGTCCGGAACGCGACCGCGATGTTCGGCGCCTCGGACTTCAGCTGGTCGTGCTTCTCGCGGGCCAGCTCCCGCGAGGTCGCGTCCTGCAGGACGATCTCCTTGCCGTCCAGGAACGCCACCGACACCTTCGACCGCGGTACGGTCACGGTCTTCTGGTTCTTCGAGAAGTCCACCGAGTGGCTGCTGATCGTCACCTTCAAGGTGTCGTCGAGCGCCATCGCGGCCAGTACGACGCCACCGATCAGGCCGACCGCCACGCAGATCGCGACGACCCACCACCCGTTCCACTGCGAGATGAGCCGCACAGGACCTTGGAACGGCACCCACTGCCGGCCCGCGGCCCAGTCCGCGAACCGCGGCAGGAAGAATCCGAGCACCAGCCCGAGCAGCGGCAGCCCACCGAACAGCAGCACCTTTTCGCCGGTCGAATGCCCGATCACGGTGCGCTCCGGCGTCCCAGTCATCGACCCCATGCCTCGACCGTACGGTCGCCGGGCGAAACTTAAGTATCGACCGACGGCAACCGAAGGAGCCCGCGCGTGCCTGACGGAATCTGGCTGCGTTTTCTGAGCGGCCCCGACATCGACGCGCTCGGCCTCACGCGGCTGGAGATCGTGGACGCGGTCGAGGACGCCGTCCGCGAGCACGGATTGGGTCGTACCGCCTTCGAGCCGCGGGTGCATCTCACGCCGGACAACGGCGGCATCGGCCACTTCAACATCCTGCGCGGTCATCTCGACGGGCTAGGTGCGCACGGGGTCAGCGGAGTGAAGGTGGTCGGCGACCTGAAGGGTCTGCCGAGCGAGCTCGCGATGGCGACGCTGTTCGACCCGACGACGGGCGTGCCGCTCGCTGTGCTCGATGCGACGATGATCACCGCGGCCCGGACCGGCGCGATGACGACGGTCGGCGCGCGGCACCTGGCCCGCCGGGACAGCAAGATCCTCGCGCACGCGGGTGCTCGGGGTACGGCGTGGTGGAACGTGACGATGCTCGACGACCTCTTCGACCTCGACGAGATCCGGGTGACGTCGGCGCGGCCGGAATCGCGGGAGAAGTTCGCCGCCGAGCTCGCGGAGGAACTGTCGACGCCGATCCGGGTGTGCGCGACCGCGGAGGAGGCCTTCGACGGCGCCGACGTACTGGTCGAGGCGACCCGCCTCACCGAACCCGAACCGCTGCTCCGCACCGCGGCGGTCAAGCCGGGAACGCTGACCATACCGTACGGTACGGTATCCGCGGTCGAGCTGGACCTCCTCGACGTGATGGACAAGGTCGTCGTGGACGACTGGCGCGAGGCGCAGTCCGGCCGCTTCGGTGCGCTGCGCCGGCACGTGGACACCGGCCGGCTGTCACCGGAAACGCTGTACGCCGAGATCGGGCAGATCGTCGCGGGACAGAGGCCGGGGCGGGAATCCGACGCCGAACGCAATCTCTTCTGGCATCGTGGTCTGTCGCTCCTCGACGTCGCCATCGCGCACCTGATCCTCACCCGCGCCGAAGCTGCGGACGCCGGCACGATGTTGCGTTTCCACTGATGATCACCGAACCTCGCGACCTCGATCCCGCCAGTTGGGAGCCGATCGAATTGGCTCCTGCCCTCCTGGAACGGCTGGCGGCGATCCGCGCCGAAGCCCTGGAGGTGCTGGAATCGGGGGACCCCGTGTACGGCGTGAATACCGGTATGGGCAATCTCAGCAAACGCCGTCTGACCCTCGAGGAGCAGGCGCGCCATCAGCACAACCTGCTCCGCGGCCGGGCGGTCGGCGGCCCACCGTGGCTACCACCCGACGAAGCCCGCGCAGTCCTGATCGGCCGGCTGAGAACCTTCCTCACCGGCGATGCCGCCGTTTCCGTCGCCCTCATCAACCAACTGGTTGCCCTGATCAACAGCAACTACGTCCCCGCCATCCCCCTCGAAGGCGCCGGCTCCGCCGGCGAAATCATCCCCCTCGCCCACGCAACCAGCCCCCTCATCGGCCTCGGCTGGGTCTACGAACTGCCCCGTCCTACCGCCCGCGGCGGCGCGGCGGGTGTTGCCTCTGCCGGAGCCGCTGGGGGCGGGGAGGGTGTTGTGCCCGCGGGGCATGCGGAGGGTTCTGCGCCCGGTTGGGGTGCGGAGGGTTCTGCGTCCGGTGGGGTTGGGGCGGGGGCCTCTCGACCGGGCGGTGGTCAGGTGGCGACGGAGGGGGTTGGTGGGACGTGGGGGCCCGTGTTGCGGTCTGCGAGGGGGGTGTTGCCGGGGTTTGAGTTGGGGGCTAAGGAAGGGATTGCGTTGCTGGCGGGGGTTCCGGGGGCGGCGGGGCGGGCGGGGCTTGGGGTTGCTCGGGGGCGGCGGTTGGTGGATCGGCTGACGGCTGTAGCGGCTGGGGCGATTGCTGTGGTGGGGGCCAATCGGGATCCGTACCACGTGGCGGCCGGGCGGGGTGACGACGTGCTGGCTGCCGAGCTCGCGCGGTTGCGGGAGTGGGCCGGTCCCGAGCGGGAGCCGCGGAGTTTGCAGGCGCCGGTTTCGTTCCGCGTGGCGGGACACGTGATCGCGCACGTACGGCGAACCCTCGAGCAACTCGACGACGCGGTGGAGCGCGCGTTCGAGGGCGTCACCGACTCACCGGCCTACCTGGATGGCGAATACGTCGGCACCGCGGGTTTCCACGGTCTCGATCTCACGGCGTACTGCGACCACCTGACCGTAGCGCTCGCCCACGCCGCGGAAGTCTCCACTGCTCGCCTCCACCGCCTCCTCGACCCCACGGTCACCGGCCTGCCGGCGCAGCTCGCCCGCGATCCCGGACCGCAGGCCGGGCTGGTGGCCGTCCACAAGCGGGCGGTCGCGATCACCCACCAGCTCCGCCGCCTGACGTTGCCCACGGCAATCAGCATGACGGAGACGTCCAACGGGCAGGAGGACGTCCAGACCTTCTCCTGGGAAGCCGTCGGCAACCTCGGCGAAGCCATCCGCCTCACCCGCGCGGCAACCGCCTGCGAGCTCCTCGCCGTACGCCAAGCCTTCGCGCTCTCGAACCGCCCGGTGCCACCGGCTTTACAACCACTCATCCAAGCGGTCGACGACGTTGTACCCCCGATCGACGCGGACCGTCCCTTCGGCGAGGACCTGACCCGGCTGCTGACGGAGGTGATCTAACCCCCGGCCGGCGTAGGTTGATCGAAAAAGCCAGCCGACACGCAGGTTGTACCGAAGCCGTAAGTAGCCCGCGTGGGGTCTGTGTCGTTGGCCTGGTGTCGGGGTCCTGTCGATGGCGGCGGAGGAGTTGTCGTGAAGCGGTTCGTGGTACCGCCGGGTTGGCCGATTCCGCCGCGGCGCAACTGGATCCCGCCGAAGACCTGGCAGCCGGACCCGTCCTGGCCACCGGCCCCGCCGAGCTGGAAGTTCTGGGTGAACGGGAAGGGCAAGCCGGTCCTCGGCCCCGTCGGCCGGTACGGCGGTCCCTCCCGCCGTGCCGTGTACGCCGGAGCCGCCGCGCTGCTCGTCTTCGCCGGCGTGAACATCTGGGCGGTGTCCGCGATCGGCCTGTTCGACGGCGACTCGGACGACTCCGCGGCGGTGAAGTTCGCCGAGAAGACAACCCAGCCGACCCAGAGCGTCGCGGAGAGCTCGACGAGTCCCGTCGTACCGCCGCCGACTGTGACGCCACCGCTCGTACCGAGCACGATCGTCACGCCGACCGTGAAACCGGCGAAGCCGACCCGGAAGCCCACCGCGAGCAGGACAACCGACCGGACCAAAGCGACTCCCAAGCCCACCCGGACCACGACGAGACCGCCGTCACCGAAGCCGACCAGGCCGACCGTTCAACCGTCCACCTCGGACGAACTCCTCCGCCAGTACTGCATCCAGCACGGCATCGACCCCGAGTGGTGTGATCCGAGCGTCTGGCGGCAGCACCACTAGACGATGTTCCGCTCGGGGCGGATCGTGGAGCGGAAGCGGTCGGTGCTCAGTGGGCTGACGTCGACGAACGGCTCGCGGCCGAGGTAGAGGTCGCGGATCACCTCGCCGACCGCGGGACCTTGCAGGAAACCGTGTCCGGAAAACCCTGTCGCGTAAAGGAAGCGCGAGATTCCGGCCGCCTCGCCGATGAGCGCGTTGTGGTCCGGGGTGACCTCGTACAGCCCGGCCCAGCCGCCGGTCAGGCCGACGTCGAGCAGTGCCGGTGCGCGACGCTCCATCGCGGCGGTGAGTCGTGGGATCCACTCGTCTGTGCGGCTGACGTCGAACCCGGGCTGCTCGTCCGGGTCCGACATGCCCACCAGCAGCCCGGGACCTTCGCGGTGGAAGTAGAACGTCGTACCGAAGTCGATCGTCATCGGCAAGCGGGTCGGCAACCCGGCGATCGCCTCGGTGACCACGATCTGCCGCCGCAACGGCACCACCGGCAACTCCACTCCGACCAGCTCACCAACCCGCGCAGACCAGGCTCCCGCGGCGCAGATCACGGTCCCGGTCCGCACCTCACCGCGCGGCGTACGGACCTTCGAGATCTGGTTGCCAACAGCATCGATCCCGACCACCTCGCAGTTGGTGACCAAGGTGGCACCGAGCCGACGGGCGGCAGTGGCGTAGCCGAGTACGACGGATTCCGGCGTGCAGTGGCCAGCGCTCGGAGAGAAGCAGGCACCGGCCAGACCGTCCGGTACGACGATCGGCGCCAGCTCGACAGCCTCGTCGACGGAGATCATCCGGGTCGGCGGAAGGTGCGCGGCCACCGTGTTCTGCAGTTTCGTGCTCTCACGGAAATGCTCGACCTGCTCGGCCGTCTCCAGCAGGAACAGGTAGCCGACCTGATGCAGATCGATCTCCTGCCCCGGACGCTCACCGAACCGCGCGAACGCCTCCAAGCTGCGAGCGCCGAGTGCGATGTTCACCTCGTCGGAGAAGTTCGCTCGTACGCCGC contains the following coding sequences:
- a CDS encoding ATP-grasp domain-containing protein, producing MADRSRHLIGLLLGAEEDWPRAFEALLQRVGPVTIDGHEHEFGSRRLTIEPFDLTDPVRVGLVIDRLAYWYYHPREWLKKAALMNGTYLLNSPFTFQSMEKHSAYCAMLRLGLKIPRTVLVPYKNPVDNVRWAYTSAKYNQPFDLDAIAEDLGYPLYMKPFDGGGWRGVSRIDNKVDLHRAYDQSGEMLMHLQATVDYDKFARALSIGAETMVMDFRPDEPMHNRYAVSHDFLSPSAGHQTVAISRIVNAFFGWEFNSCEMLVAGDEVYPIDYANACPDVAVTSLHYYFPWAISALVKWSVFCLATGRRSSVDLHTERYFEIADDPDLDYDAKLERYLALADEHFETAKYQEWCASHLGDFDQRVRDWVAGPDFERLLRDTVASTYPEHEQEKFFAHFKGLTDLWVADA
- a CDS encoding esterase family protein, with the protein product MEREQVELEAPGLDRRGTVIRYGHFGRPVLVFPSEQGRAWDYENNGMVDAVASLIEAGRVKLYCVDSYDHVSWSDRSIQLELRARRHELYESWIVNQVVPAIGADSPGAPDIITTGCSLGAYHALNFALKRADLFPIAICQSGNYDAASWHGWGERGTATYFNNPADYLPNLSGDHLEWLRSRLFLVLTVGQGDWETHPTGSLPSALKTAALLAEKGIPHELDLWGYDVAHDWPWWRQQIAHHLPRFC
- a CDS encoding alpha/beta hydrolase, with product MVVSAVEGAEVVFRLGDAAHAFAGVRLWQELGLPAELLEFKPVEYGWELRLPRPSVHRMEYLFDIADLGPRTDPTNPRTVGGAFGHHSWLPLPGYVEPAWLTVSPIPSTLTPLTTESPVGPVDVQVWAPEGIAPMFELPLLLAHDGPEFATYAGLVQYAGAMVARATLPPFRLALIEPTARNLWYSANPQYAEALTQYVLPAVEESYRSRRPVLMGASLGALAALYAEWHHPGTFDGLFLQSGSFFTPATDPQEAKFEYYAEVTRFVEQVLTATTAPSTPLVGMTSGATEENVHNNRVLAARLAELGLDVTLAETPDMHNFTAWRDVLDPDLTELLRQTWGGADGTGAGRVGGAGA
- a CDS encoding MmcQ/YjbR family DNA-binding protein; translated protein: MVDLTDIRRITADLPRSYEVLVRDRIKFRVGQIVYLAVAPDEQTIGLGFPREERAAALEAEPGKFLPPRPSDERYQWIELNLAAVEYDELRELILDAWALCVPKKVRAAYFGD
- a CDS encoding winged helix DNA-binding domain-containing protein, which produces MTNPVLSRRELNRATLQRQQLLRREAGPVAELIERLVGLQAQAPLAPYVALWSRLEGFDPADLSALMTSRRAVRATLLRATIHLVTAEDCLMMWPLTHTVADRGFRGAFGKQLAGADIGAVVAYGTELLSREPYSRNRLREVLGERWPHWDANAMAYAVSYLTGTVQVTPRGVWGKTGPAALQTIESWLGRPPVADPSIDALVLRYLAAFGPASVADAQTWSGLTRLREVVERLELRRYADEDGRELFDVPDGPLPDADTPAPVRFLPEFDNLLLSHADRRRVNPTGRAVPLPPGNGAAMGTVLIDGDYRADWRHHRGKSLQVVPHLPLTTRERDEVEAEAVNLLGLIGSADTPVEIGQSPK
- a CDS encoding response regulator, coding for MSEPIRILVADDQGVIRMGLAMILDHEPDLTTVAQAENGEEALRLIDRYDPDVVLMDIRMPVMDGLVATERITSANREAGRARPAVLVLTTFDDEAYVLAAVRAGASGFLLKDTDPDLLVSAVRAVHRGDSLVDPASTRVLLERCMELERRFEGGTASPVPAQPDARWLGLLSQLSEREREILVWMARGLSNRDLASKLFVSETTVKTHVSSVLSKLGLSSRVQAVVVAYEAGVVRPGEADVNWDA
- a CDS encoding sensor histidine kinase, encoding MIGLWRRMTQWQQDLLLAALVGLVWFMSLNLINGTWLRPHNPAVSVVTGVFLVATVAFTRRTPRTMLLLVSVLYPFLYAAVGTGLAAQLGLTIFGQPEISDAALQSEIHLVPLLVVGYLAASAGVRRFTCLFFTMGSLAGLMIGLPTVVAIVLSHVNRAVLHGPRYKALPRDLGSLYTYIDVSLFVFAEALICGMVLLGADTRRRRKSVALLEQRNAELVRLRAVEAERAAVAERTRIARDLHDVISHHVSAVVIRAQAADRVADQRPEVLREAIRWIIASGKEALTAMRETVRVLNTASPQVAGDTGSGGGTAPVPDLADVARMGERLKAVGIDVTMELPPRQRQLTSATDLTAVRIIQEALTNVMVHAKATAARVTWQSGPQGELLTIDDNGTGGPPPVNVLQTARRQESGRGNGLIGMRERATAVGGTLAVAAGPLGGWRVQAWLPPQK